From Vanrija pseudolonga chromosome 1, complete sequence, a single genomic window includes:
- the och1_0 gene encoding Initiation-specific alpha-1,6-mannosyltransferase, which translates to MSSTYRYRLLNGSAWRDPSPSAARRRIIVYIGVSMFTLGLAAHWFVAPDAVKSLWESTSSGSGNKHEAAVPSGLEGDYPDAWDNGAPPPHLSTDRVPSTPTTTTTAVVPQGDYPDSFDAPAPHPHPVEHEHEHEHTVHVEHTTTIEVDEPEPTHESEPEPEPEPEPEPEPTPAEEHHDWPAPHHTIAAEDQRPEANNNKEYHKITDLGETADARYQISFNSVESGAEKFFTRLYQFALRLPHSLQPALLASLHVHLPPSHADLFPGPASPPPAANPAMVAYKNIFQTDFKEPGELTHKWRDMNAADGWTLDWYDDARSEAWVRETFEPAEDIEKGGVWWAYDYFKRGVLKADLLRYLLPLVKGGVYADVDTKPIRRIEEWGHLDVDVLDLEETDGPDWHDKLSTNAAIMVGFETDVHEKEGWFNYWPRPVGVCQWALASAPNHPIMLEVVRRVVNGTHFVASQEGQDVRERDADHAKRQTQALSVIEWTGPGAFSDAVFSYLLARYNVSWHHVRGLHRPLRVGDVLILPITAFASGGEGDFDDEGADSPQALLQHFLRGGWKGDGQ; encoded by the exons ATGTCCTCGACCTACCGCTATCGCCTGCTCAAcggctcggcgtggcgcgaccccagcccctcggccgcgcgcaggcgcatCATCGTGTATATCGGCGTCTCAATGTtcaccctcggcctcgcggcacACTGGTTCGTTGCGCCAGACGCAGTCAAGAGCCTCTGGGAGTCGACcagcagtggcagcggcaacAAGCATGAGGCGGCCGTACCGAGCGGCCTGGAGGGCGACTACCCCGACGCATGGGACAACGGTGCCCCGCCACCTCATCTATCTACGGACCGCGTCCCCTCGACCCCCACTACCACCACAACGGCCGTAGTGCCCCAGGGCGACTACCCCGACAGCTTTGACGCGCCTGCGCCACACCCGCACcccgtcgagcacgagcacgagcacgagcacacTGTCCATGTCGAGCACACGACGACtatcgaggtcgacgagccagagccgACCCACGAatccgagcccgagccggaACCGGAgcccgagccagagccagagccaacACCTGCAGAGGAGCACCACGACtggccggcgccgcaccATACCATCGCGGCGGAAGACCAGCGCCCAGAGGCGAACAACAATAAGGAGTACCATAAgatcaccgacctcggcgagacCGCAGACGCGCGATACCAGATCAGCTTCAACTCTGTCGAGTCTGGTGCTGAGAA GTTCTTCACGCGGCTGTACCAGTTTGCGCTGCGCCTCCCACACTCGCTCCAGCCTGCGCTCCTCGCGTCCCTGCATGTGCACCTGCCACCCTCGCACGCCGACCTGTTCCCAGGCCccgcctccccgccgccagctgcgAACCCAGCAATGGTGGCGTACAAGAACATCTTCCAGACGGACTTCAAGGAGCCGGGCGAGCTCACGCACAAGTGGCGCGACATGAACGCCGCTGACGGGTGGACGCTCGACTGGTACGATGACGCGCGCTCCGAGGCGTGGGTGCGCGAGACATtcgagcccgccgaggacattgagAAGGGCGGCGTCTGGTGGGCGTACGACTACTTCAAGCGTGGCGTACTCAAGGCAGATCTCCTGCGCTACCTCCTGCCCTTGGTCAAGGGCGGCGTGTATGCGGATGTTGAC ACCAAACCCATTCGCCGGATCGAAGAATGGggccacctcgacgtcgacgtgctGGATCTCGAGGAGACCGACGGGCCAGACTGGCACGACAAGCTGTCGACCAACGCGGCAATTATGGTCGGCTTCGAGACAGACGTGCACGAGAAGGAGGGCTGGTTCAACTACTGGCCGCGGCCGGTCGGCGTGTGCCAGTGGGCGCTGGCGAGCGCGCCCAACCACCCGATCATGCTCGAGGTTGTCCGGCGCGTGGTGAACGGGACGCACTTTGTCGCGAGCCAGGAGGGGCAGGACGTGCGCGAGCGGGACGCCGACCACGCCAAGCGCCAGACCCAGGCGCTCTCCGTCATCGAGTGGACCGGCCCCGGCGCCTTCAGCGACGCAGTCTTCTCGTACCTCCTCGCGCGGTACAATGTGTCCTGGCACCACGTGCGCGGGCTCCACCGCCCGCTGCGCGTGGGCGACGTCCTCATCCTGCCCATCACGGCGTTCGCGtccggcggcgagggcgactttgacgacgagggcgcaGACTCGCCCcaggcgctgctgcagcacttcttgcgcggcggctggaAGGGCGACGGACAGTAA
- the SPAC6F6.04c_0 gene encoding uncharacterized protein translates to MSSSEKRAHTPDKEHSAEGERALAQVPVVEGEVAPRLTGWKGFYRSTLFQILIVGLCAFSAPGIWSAMNGLGVGGSQSPNLVNAANAILYAFMTITCFAGPWLTNIIGFRWTLALGSVGYPLYAAGLYHNNRTGAEWFVYFGSVMCGISAGFFWSVEGAIATGYPEAHKRGRYIATWFSFRNFGNIIGGSISLALNHKVNRKGKVGYKTYQAFIAIQCLGLIFGLFLSNPEKVQRDDGTKIEAPRGIKWREELREMWKLLKSRQILLLTPLFWYFGWIQAYPGTYLATYFTVRSRALGSFMSAVVGTLSTWLAGMLVDLPWAKKRQTRAITTFVFIALVNSGTWIWAVYIQNEYRHTKPVLDWGNLSAFGRGFGVYMFERITFSLVENYVYWCISNLSDSPGDSIRYSSLLRGIETAGVAVGFGVQAVPTVLIATASINCGLWFLSLPFSFYATVQVVRKFNELERERQAKLAGTDSVDEHDREDGSNRA, encoded by the exons atgtcgtcgtcggagaaGCGCGCACACACACCAGACAAGGAGCACAGCGCCGAGGGAGAgcgggcgctggcgcaggtgcccgtcgtcgagggcgaggttgcCC cccgCCTTACGGGCTGGAAGGGCTTCTACCGCTCGACGCTCTTCCAGATCCTCATTGTCGGCCTGTGTGCCTTCTCGGCACCAGGCATCTGGTCCGCGATGAACGgtctcggcgtgggcgggtcGCAGAGCCCGAACTTGGTCAATGCGGCCAATGCGATCTTGTATGCGTTCATGACG ATCACCTGCTTCGCCGGACCATGGCTCACCAACATTATCGGCTTCCGCTggacgctcgcgctcggaTCGGTCGGATACCCCCTCTACGCGGCGGGCCTGTACCACAACAaccgcaccggcgccgagtggtTCGTGTACTTTGGCAGCGTGATGTGCGGTATCTCTGCTGGCTTCTTCTGGTCGGTCGAGGGGGCTATCGCGACTG GCTACCCCGAGGCGCACAAGCGCGGGCGCTACATCGCGACGTGGTTCTCGTTCCGCAACTTTGGCAACATCATCGGCGgctccatctcgctcgcgctcaaccaCAAGGTCAACCGCAAAGGCAAGGTGGGGTACAAGACGTACCAAGCCTTCATCGCGATCCAGTGCCTGGGGCTCATCTTTGGCCTGTTCCTCTCCAACCCCGAGAAggtgcagcgcgacgacgggacCAAGATCGAGGCGCCAAGGGGGATCAAGtggcgcgaggagctgcgcgagaTGTGGAAGCTGCTCAAGAGCCGCCAGATCCTGCTGCTGACCCCCTTGTTCTGGTACTTTGGCTGGATCCAGGCGTACCCGGGCACATACCTCGCGACGTATTTCACGGTCCGCAGCCGCGCGTTGGGCAGCTTCATGTCCGCGGTCGTGGGCACGCTGTCGACGTGGCTCGCGGgcatgctcgtcgacctgccGTGGGCGAAGAAGCGCCAGACCCGCGCCATCACGACCTTTGTGTTCATCGCACTCGTCAACTCGGGCACGTGGATCTGGGCAGTGTACATCCAGAACGAGTACCGCCACACCAAGCCCGTTCTCGACTGGGGCAACCTGTCGGCCTTTGGACgcgg CTTTGGCGTCTACATGTTTGAGCGCATCACGTTCTCCCTGGTGGAGAACTACGTGTACTGGTGCATCTCCAACCTGTCCGACTCGCCAGGCGACTCGATCCGCTACTCGTCCCTGTTGCGCGGCATTGAGACGGCGGGTGTCGCCGTGGGCTTTGGCGTGCAGGCGGTCCCCACGGTGCTGATTGCGACGGCGAGCATCAACTGCGGGCTGTGGTTCCTGTCGCTGCCGTTTTCCTTCTATGCGACGGTGCAGGTCGTGCGCAAGTtcaacgagctcgagcgggaACGACAAGCCAAGCTTGCCGGAACCGACtctgtcgacgagcacgaccgGGAAGATGGCAGCAACCGTGCTTAG
- the exgA_0 gene encoding putative glucan 1,3-beta-glucosidase A yields the protein MSPIAQAATILSLSLLSLSQLSVAAPVVLTHHLQPKRYNHQLPNAHKWDTYTALPTTTATSDWNSNDGSSWDNSGNSNSDGSWNDNTDSWAPAPTTTTSAWSSSPTTSSSASNGNAGTDLSAKPPRPQTDKLRGVNLGGWLVLEQWITPSLFSKASGGPVDEWTWGQNQDKGHATQLLQQHWDTWITQDDFRQIAAAGLNSVRIPIGTWAFALYDGEPYITGAQAYLDKAIGWAQQYGIQVLIDLHGAPGSQNGFDNSGHAGDMNWPNQQSYVDFTVKVISQIAQKYTQAQYRQTVTAIFLLNEPAGFKGGNLIDALRGYHNQAINVVRQADSTITVILHDAFMTPSYWNGDNNGDKNLIMDTHYYHAFDPAVQALNWQGQIQRVCDAAGLFTGANKPVMAAEWSLAIGGNNLGTDNYGDFLRRFFDVQTQTFEKFGAGWTFWCWKTENSAEWSYKDSLANGWIPQDPTKHTYSYESLCGGGGGGAVATNNNNNGGGSSSGGDNSNNNNNNGGDSGNSWNNNGNDNSNGNNSGNGNNNGGGGGKKGGKKGGNGGGGGNGGWNGN from the exons ATGAGCCCCATTGCGCAGGCCGCAACAATTCTCTCGCTCTCCCTCCTCAGCCTCTCCCAGCTGAGTGTGGCGGCACCCGTCGtcctcacccaccacctccagccCAAGCGGTACAATCACCAGCTCCCCAACGCCCACAAGTGGGACACGTACACTGCGCTGCCGACCACCACTGCTACGTCCGACTGGAACTCGAACGACGGCAGCTCGTGGGACAACAGtggcaacagcaacagcgaCGGCTCGTGGAACGACAACACCGACTCGTGGGCGCCAGcaccgaccaccaccacctcggcgtggtcCAGCTCCcccacgacctcgagctcggcgtcaaacGGAAACGCGGGCACTGACCTCTCGGCCAAGCCCCCACGGCCGCAGACCGACAAGTTGCGAGGCGTCAACCTGGGTGGC TGGCTTGTTCTTGAACAGTGGATCACTCCCTCATTGTTCTCGAAGGCAAGCGGCGGCCCTGTCGATGAGTGGACCTGGGGTCAGAACCAGGACAAGGGCCATGCGACCCAGCTGCTCCAGCAGCACTGGGACACCTGGATCACCCAGGACGACTTCCGCCAgatcgcggccgccggcctcAACTCTGTCCGTATCCCCATCGGCACGTGGGCGTTCGCCCTCTACGATGGCGAGCCATACATCACTGGTGCGCAGGCGTACCTCGACAAGGCTATCGGCTGGGCGCAGCAGTATGGCATCCAGGTGCTCATTGACCTGCACGGTGCCCCCGGCTCGCAGAACGGCTTCGACAACTCGGGCCACGCGGGCGACATGAACTGGCCCAACCAGCAGTCCTACGTCGACTTCACCGTCAAGGTCATCTCCCAGATTGCTCAAAAGTACACGCAGGCCCAGTACCGCCAGACGGTCACGGCCATCTTCCTGCTCAACGAGCCCGCCGGCTTCAAGGGCGGCAACCTCATCGATGCCCTCCGCGGCTACCACAACCAGGCCATCAACGTTGTCCGCCAGGCGGACAGCACGATCACCGTCATCCTCCACGACGCCTTCATGACCCCTTCCTACTGGAACGGCGACAACAATGGCGACAAGAACCTCATCATGGACACGCACTACTACCACGCGTTCGACCCCGCAGTGCAAGCGCTCAACTGGCAGGGCCAGATCCAGCGCGTgtgcgacgccgccggcctctTCACCGGCGCCAACAAGCCCGTCATGGCTGCCGAGTGGtcgctcgccatcggcggCAACAACCTCGGTACCGACAACTACGGCGACTTCCTCCGCCGCTTCTTCGACGTCCAGACGCAGACTTTCGAGAAGTTTGGCGCCGGATGGACCTTCTGGTGCTGGAAGACGGAGAACAGCGCAGAGTGGAGCTACAAGGACTCGCTTGCCAACGGCTGGATCCCCCAGGACCCCACAAAGCACACGTACTCTTACGAGTCGCTctgcggcggtggtggcggcggcgctgtggccaccaacaacaacaacaacgggggtggcagcagcagcggcggcgacaactcgaacaacaacaacaacaacggtGGTGACAGCGGTAACTCGTGGAACAACAACGGTAACGACAACAGCAACGGTAACAACAGCGGTAACGGTAACAATAacggtggtggaggcggcaaGAAGGGTGGCAAGAAGGgaggcaacggcggcggcggcggcaacggtggcTGGAACGGCAACtag
- the PLT1_0 gene encoding Putative polyol transporter 1, whose amino-acid sequence MGNSNNNMSDSGSNPKEFKAYQEHRESTADGAARRGSHAVGNLQVVNPLQRYSPESVAQSAKSWAESVGLNDDADLFARASLVARDPDNFGAIPQLTDDDVAALDYEKNHKWAGTKMLYFAMFICALGAACQGWDQTGSNGANLSFPQEFGIATTLPNGERAPNADWNEWIIGIINSVPYLAGALPGVWLSDPLNHYLGRRGEIFLTALILIATPIASGFAKNWGSMIAIRIVMGIGIGAKAATVPIYAAEMAPTPIRGALTMGWQLWVCFGIFLGFAANVVVKDVGKIAWRLQLGSAFIPALPLAMFIYFSPESPRWLMKKGRYAEAVVSMKKLRLHPIIAARDLYYSHVLYEEEKAEAQGAGYVSRLLVCFRVPRIRRATLAAGTVMLAQQMCGINIISFYSSTVFKESGSSDTQALYASLGFGALNFAFAIPAVFTIDTFGRRALLLATFPGMAIFLLATGLVFILPVGQTRLGLAATFIYIFTAFYSVGEGPVCFLYGAEVFPTIQREQGMAFSVFINLIFAGVLGLTFPRMKGAMGPVGAFCFYAGMNVLAFIWIFLWVPETKALTLEELDEVFSVPTSEYMKYQTGTWLPYMIKKYLCCGRPTPIPPLTSKSRFDRDDATYA is encoded by the exons atggg taacagcaacaacaacatgtCCGACTCGGGATCCAACCCTAAAGAGTTCAAGGCATACCAGGAGCACCGCGAGTCGACTGCCGATGGTGCGGCCCGTCGCGGCAGCCACGCGGTGGGCAACCTGCAGGTCGTCAACCCGCTGCAGCGCTACTCGCCCGAGAGCGTGGCGCAGAGCGCCAAGTCGTGGGCCGAGAGCGTCGGactcaacgacgacgccgacctgtTTGCGCGCGCGAGTCTCGTCGCGCGTGACCCGGACAACTTTGGCGCGATCCCCCAGctgacggacgacgacgtcgccgcgctcgactaTGAGAAGAACCACAAGTGGGCCGGCACGAAGATGCTCTATTTCGCCATGTTCAtctgcgcgctcggcgccgcctgccaGGGCTGGGACCAGACGGGCTCGAACGGCGCCAACCTCTCCTTCCCGCAGGAGTTTGGCATCGCCACCACCCTGCCGAACGGCGAGCGCGCACCCAACGCAGACTGGAACGAGTGGATCATCGGCATCATCAACTCGGTGCCgtacctcgccggcgcgctgcccgGCGTGTGGCTCTCCGACCCGCTCAACCActacctcggccgccgtggtgAGATCTTCCTCACGGCGCTGATCCTCATCGCGACGCCCATCGCGTCCGGCTTCGCCAAGAACTGGGGCTCGATGATCGCCATCCGTATCGTCATGGGCATCGGAatcggcgccaaggccgccacgGTCCCCAtctacgccgccgagatggcgccgACCCCCATCCGTGGTGCGCTCACCATGGGCTGGCAGCTCTGGGTCTGTTTCGGTATCTTCCTCGGCttcgccgccaacgtcgtGGTCAAGGACGTCGGAAAAATCGCGTGGAGGCTGCAGCTCGGTTCGGCCTTCATCCCTGCTCTTCC CCTCGCCATGTTCATCTACTTctcgcccgagtcgcccCGTTGGCTGATGAAGAAGGGCCGctacgccgaggccgtcgtgtCCATGAAGAAGCTCCGCCTCCACCCCATCATCGCCGCCCGTGACCTCTACTACTCGCACGTCCTgtacgaggaggagaaggccgaggcgcaggGTGCTGGCTACGTTTCCCGTCTCCTCGTCTGCTTCCGCGTGCCCCGTATCCGCCGtgccacgctcgccgccggcaccgtcaTGCTTGCCCAGCAGATGTGCGGTATCAACA TCATCTCGTTCTACTCGTCGACCGTCTTCAAAGAGTCGGGCTCGAGCGACACGCAGGCCCTCTACGCCTCGCTCGGTTTCGGTGCGCTCAACTTTGCCTTCGCCATCCCTGCCGTCTTCACGATCGACACCTTCGGCCGTcgtgccctcctcctcgccacgtTCCCCGGCATGGCCATCTTCCTGCTCGCGACCGGCCTCGTCTTCATTCTTCCTGTTGGCCAGAcgcgtctcggcctcgctgccacCTTCATCTACATCTTCACTGCCTTCTActcggtcggcgagggcccCGTCTGCTTCCTGTACGGTGCCGAGGTGTTCCCT ACGATCCAGCGTGAGCAGGGCATGGCCTTCTCGGTCTTCATCAACCTCATCTTCGCCGGCGTTCTCGGCCTCACCTTCCCCCGCATGAAGGGTGCCATGGGCCCCGTGGGCGCCTTCTGCTTCTACGCGGGCATGAACGTGCTCGCATTCATTTGGATCTTCCTCTGGGTGCCAGAGACCAAGGCCCTGACGCTTgaagagctcgacgaggtcttTAGCGTCCCCACGTCCGAGTACATGAAGTACCAGACCGGCACCTGGCTCCCCTACATGATCAAGAAGTACCTGTGCTGCGGCCGCCCTACCCCCATCCCTCCCCTCACCAGCAAGAGCCGCTTCGACAGGGACGATGCGACGTACGCCTAG
- the mtdH gene encoding NADP-dependent mannitol dehydrogenase, with the protein MTTTNGNTNASTAVPNPGLSLELKGKIAFVTGGGRGIGLAITQQLAKAGATVVITWNSRDATPVAEQVAAETGSTVLAYHCPGEQSAVVNEVVDRVSREVGEVDFVVCNAGVCKHQDTVDMTDDDLAFVMQNNLFAPLYLSRAFVRHWLGLKTAVSQQSSYPPRPEYRTLDKKIIFISSISGVVSMTPQNQVSYNSSKAGLTMAAKSLAGEWAQYGIAVNALSPGYVSTDMTSCDPAWMQKWSDMTPFGRFAQPAELGNMVVLMCSGLASRFLTGHDLVMDGGYTVY; encoded by the exons ATGACGACCACCAACGGCAACACCaacgccagcaccgccgtgCCGAACCCCGGCCTGagcctcgagctcaagggcaagatcGCGTTCGTgaccggcggcgggcgcggcatCGGGCTGGCGATCACGCAGCAGCTTGCGAAGG ccggcgcAACTGTCGTGATTACGTGGAactcgcgcgacgcgaccCCCGTCGCGGAACAGGTGGCCGCCGAAACCGGCTCGACGGTGCTCGCGTACCACTGTCCCGGGGAGCAGAGCGCCGTGGTGaacgaggtcgtcgaccgcgtctcgcgcgaggtcggcgaggtcgactttgtcgtGTGCAATGCCGGCGTGTGCAAGCACCAGGACACGGTGGACATGACtgatg ACGACCTCGCCTTCGTCATGCAGAACAACCTCTTCGCGCCGCTGTACCTTTCGCGCGCGTTCGTGCGCCACTGGCTCGGCCTCAAGACGGCCGTTAGCCAGCAGTCAAGCTACCCACCCCGGCCAGAGTACCGGACCCTCGACAAGAAGATCATCTTCATCTCGAGCATTAGCGGGGTTGTGAGCATGACCCCGCAGAACCAGGTGTCGTATAATTCGAGCAAGGCGGGGTTGACTATGGCCGCCAAG TCTCTGGCCGGCGAGTGGGCTCAGTATGGAATCGCCGTTAACGCCCTTTCCCCGGGCTATGTCTCTACCGACATGACATCTTGCGACCCTGCGTGGATGCAAAAGTGGAGCGACATGACCCCCTTTGGACGGTTCGCgcagcccgccgagctgggcaacATGGTCGTGTTGATGTGTTCTGGGCTCGCGAGCCGGTTCTTGACGGGCCATGACTTGGTGATGGACGGGG GCTACACTGTTTACTAG
- the GAL4_0 gene encoding Regulatory protein GAL4: MCERYGKACKYAQYNARPTREHIAHLQDTSESLRRVIAKYLPDIDLDEAVRRVEEEGEDGPSRSPTPQPQRPVSHLRGSGGGEKKASPHHHISPHISPHISPHTNPSSHISPHTDTTGERRAAARTVEVFERQPKNAAGYEWNERHLRTPRGHDGTSTLAVDPDGQGYLGFASGATLLRILQFCAGGVSLSDTDSRDPRERERRIREREEYRPSAIELESFIDSYFNNYHLQYPVLHQPTFRAQWANVVPHPPDEQWQLVLNVVLGLGAFCASQPDYVINHFLECAVSSINVDLIEAGSLTLVQGFTILANLAQKMNKPNAAYVYLGIAGRMAVGLGLHRELPFWNISPFEREVRRRVWWYLWVVDAGSSVTFGRPILLTMNECDVNYVVNLHDPSFTPYSTDSPQPVDEITPYANLIFQSQFHVVGGELYNQATSVRPPSSTETLAMDAELGRWQATLPEWIQAAHPSASGWVGFMRQKLLWRICNLRIILHRRAFLERALTGKPLLPEQQPEEEEEAAEVECARLCLVNARDTIHSVHEFLIQSGRVWTGLEGWYALHYLFHACFVPLIALHTNRASPVVEQWLDDLAKAREVLEAMKAEPLAERFLHILDLLQPHVERPGHEDSATAGADLSWLDALQHSTAWIGSGADTTGGFGPGILPFADLNTLSSLWSGLEGWSGGDGAAALGPGS; the protein is encoded by the exons ATGTGCGAGCGGTATGGCAAGGCGTGCAAGTACGCGCAGTACAACGCACGACCGACGCGAGA GCACATAGCCCATCTGCAGGACACGAGCGAGAGCCTGCGGCGCGTGATCGCAAAGTACCTGCCCGACAtagacctcgacgaggcggtgcgccgcgtcgaagaagagggcgaggacgggccgagtcgctcgccgacaccGCAGCCTCAGCGCCCGGTGTCCCACctgcgcggcagcggcggtggggagAAGAAGGCGTCTCCGCACCACCACATCTCGCCGCACATCTCGCCGCACATCTCGCCGCACACGAATCCCTCGAGCCATATCTCCCCACACACGGACACgacgggcgagcggcgcgcggcggcgcgcacagTCGAGGTGTTTGAGCGCCAGCCGAAGAACGCGGCGGGGTACGAGTGGAACGAGCGGCACctgcgcacgccgcgcgggcaCGATGGGACGAGCACGCTCGCGGTGGATCCAGACGGGCAGGGGTACTTGG gcTTCGCGTCCGGCGCGACCCTCCTCCGCATCCTCCAGttctgcgccggcggcgtgtccCTCTCCGATACCGACTCGCGGGACCCgcgcgaacgcgagcgcAGGATACGCGAAAGAGAAGAGTACCGCCCCAGCGCgatcgagctcgagtcgttcATCGACTCGTACTTCAACAACTACCACCTGCAGTACCCCGTGCTCCACCAGCCGACGTTCCGCGCGCAGTGGGCGAATGTGGTGCCGCACCCGCCAGACGAGCA ATGGCAGCTCGTCCTCAatgtcgtgctcggcctcggcgcgttcTGCGCCTCCCAGCCAGACTATGTCATCAACCACTTCCTCGAAtgcgccgtgtcgagcaTCAACGTCGACCTCATCGAGGCGGGGAGCTTGACACTCGTGCAGGGCTTCACCAtcctcgccaacctcgcgcAGAAGATGAACAAGCCCAACGCGGCGTACGTGTACTTGG GCATTGCGGGCCGCATGGCAGTCGGACTTGGCCTTCACCGCGAGCTGCCGTTCTGGAACATCTCACCGTTCGAGCGCGAGGTTAG ACGCCGAGTGTGGTGGTACCTCTGGGTGGTTGACGCCGGATCGAGTGTGACGTTTGGCCGCCCGATT CTCCTGACCATGAACGAGTGCGACGTGAACTATGTCGTCAACCTCCACGACCCG TCCTTCACGCCGTACTCTACCGACTCCCCACAGCCGGTCGACGAGATCACCCCCTACGCCAACCTCATCTTCCAATCGCAGTTCCATGTCGTCGGAGGAGAACTCTACAACCAGGCCACCTCTGTCCGCCCACCATCATCGACCGAGACGCTGGCCatggacgccgagcttgggcgATGGCAGGCCACGCTCCCCGAGTGGATCCAGGCGGCGCACCCGTCCGCGTCAGGCTGGGTGGGCTTCATGCGCCAGAAGCTGCTGTGGCGGATATGCAATTTGCGTATCATCCTGCACCGGCGCGCGTTCCTGGAGCGCGCGTTGACCGGTAAGCCGCTCCTCcccgagcagcagcccgaagaggaagaggaagctgccgaggtcgagtgcGCACGTCTTTGCCTCGTCAATGCGCGGGATACCATCCACAGCGTGCACGAGTTCCTCATCCAGAGCGGGCGGGTCTGGACCGGCCTGGAAGGATGGTACGCGCTGCACTACCTCTTCCACGCGTGCTTTGTCCCCCTGATCGCGCTGCACACCAACCGCGCCTCGCCAGTAGTGGAGCagtggctcgacgacctcgccaaggcccgcgaggtgctcgaggcgaTGAAGGccgagccgctcgccgagcgcttcCTTCACATCCTCGACTTGCTGCAACCGCACGTCGAGCGGCCAGGACACGAGGACAGCGCCACTGCCGGAGCGGACTTGTCGTGGCTCGATGCGCTGCAACACTCGACGGCGTGGATCGGCTCTGGAGCCGATACGACGGGCGGTTTCGGCCCCGGAAT ACTGCCGTTTGCAGACTTGAACACGCTCAGCTCGCTGTGGAGCGGGCTGGAGGGATGGTCGGGTGGTgatggggcggcggcgctgggtcCGGGGTCGTAG
- the MRPL19 gene encoding 54S ribosomal protein L19, mitochondrial, producing MSGKAAVTQIVKLVVPAGKATPSPPVGPALGARAVKAIDFCKEFNARTAHFKPEVPLPTLITINPDRTFSFTFRTPPVSYLLKKAAKIDKGAETHKEKVGTVSLKHVYEIAKVKCHDEVLKDLGLERVAKSVVGSARSLGIEVVP from the exons atgTCCGGAAAAGCAGCAGTCACACAAatcgtcaagctcgtcgtgccggccggcaaggcgacgccgtcgcctcctGTTGGACCTGCGCTTGGTGCGCGTGCGGTCAAGGCTATCGACTTTTGCAAGGAGTT CAACGCCCGCACAGCGCACTTCAAGCCCGAAGTCCCCCTCCCGACGCTGATCACGATCAACCCCGACCGCACCTTCTCCTTCACGTTCCGCACCCCGCCCGTGTCGTACCTCCTCAAGAAGGCGGCCAAGATCGAcaagggcgccgagacgcACAAGGAGAAGGTCGGCACCGTGTCCCTCAAGCATGTGTACGAGATCGCCAAGGTCAAGTgccacgacgaggtgctcaaggACCTTGGGCTGGAGCGCGTGGCCAAGAGCGTGGTTGGCAGCGCGCGGAGCTTGGGGATCGAGGTTGTGCCTTAG